A single Schistocerca piceifrons isolate TAMUIC-IGC-003096 chromosome 6, iqSchPice1.1, whole genome shotgun sequence DNA region contains:
- the LOC124802442 gene encoding transcription termination factor 4, mitochondrial codes for MQPVSHIVAVRIVPLCWNSCRHTFCYNIWGLKAHNQAESQRPADIIRNSSSKFLHTASAEDKISLSDDSKSTLRKLVEDVGIDEETFNKAFRKEPRLLDVHHSIWENSLKALRACGFSGKECLSMFIASPSLLKTKPDALLSGVKNWQSTVLGEQKLISLLTLCPQLLFVERHEIYRRFPVLKTLSSQDNVVELLRRYPDYMFVDWNDFLAKVNYVEEEMKINRIQISKCDLLSCSLLELRTRHMFLERTGNYIPPNPKTAEHLPNKNPSLRQIIDSDDIHFATKLAGVTVEEFEVFRELYKEELNQTVHDYSDSD; via the coding sequence ATGCAACCGGTGAGTCATATTGTGGCCGTGCGAATTGTGCCCCTCTGCTGGAACTCGTGTAGACATACCTTCTGCTATAATATATGGGGCTTAAAAGCGCATAACCAAGCTGAATCGCAGCGACCGGCGGATATTATCCGTAACTCTTCATCAAAATTTTTACATACAGCGAGTGCTGAGGACAAGATCAGTTTGTCAGATGACAGCAAATCAACACTTCGGAAACTTGTTGAGGACGTTGGTATCGATGAAGAAACATTTAATAAAGCCTTTCGTAAGGAACCGAGATTGCTTGATGTACACCACTCAATATGGGAAAATAGTTTGAAGGCATTACGAGCTTGTGGTTTTTCTGGAAAGGAGTGCCTAAGCATGTTCATAGCATCACCTTCGTTATTGAAAACTAAGCCCGATGCTCTATTATCGGGCGTGAAAAACTGGCAAAGCACTGTCCTTGGCGAACAGAAGCTGATTTCATTGCTCACGTTATGTCCGCAGCTGTTATTCGTCGAACGCCACGAAATTTATAGAAGATTTCCTGTTTTGAAAACACTGTCATCACAGGACAATGTTGTAGAACTCCTGAGACGTTATCCAGACTACATGTTCGTAGACTGGAATGACTTCTTGGCTAAAGTGAATTATGTGGAAGAAGAGATGAAAATAAACAGAATTCAAATATCCAAGTGTGATCTATTGAGTTgttcactacttgaattaaggaCTAGACACATGTTCTTAGAACGTACTGGTAACTACATTCCTCCAAATCCTAAAACGGCAGAACATTTGCCAAACAAAAATCCGAGTTTGAGGCAAATAATAGATAGTGATGATATCCATTTTGCAACAAAACTTGCAGGAGTGACGGTAGAAGAATTTGAGGTTTTCCGGGAACTATATAAAGAAGAACTTAATCAAACTGTTCATGATTACTCTGATTCCGACTGA